Genomic window (Candidatus Methylomirabilota bacterium):
GTGGGGATGAGCGTGCGAACCTTGCCGGGGATCTGCCAGTCCGGATAGGCGTCGAGGATGGCGGTGACGGGCTGCCCGTCGCGGACCCGCGCGATGTAGGACTCGTTCACGTCCACCTCGATCTCGAGCGAGGTCATGTCGACGACCGTGGCGATGCCCGTGCGCGTGAAGCCGCCCCCCGCGGAGATCGGCGACACCATCTCCCCGCGCTGGGCGTCCTTGGACACCACGATGCCGGCAAAGGGCGCCCGCACGATGCAGTTGTCGATGTCCTGCTCGGCCATCTTGATTCGCGCGTCGGCCGCGCCGATCTGCTGCCGGGCCAGCACGATCCGCGCCTTGAAGCTGTCCACGGCGAGGCGCGCCGTGTCGATCTGCTGCTCGGCGATGAGGCGGCGCTGGAAGAGCTCTTCGTTCCGCTTCAGCTCCCGCTCGGCATTGGCGAGATTGACCTGGAGGTCGCCCAGGGCGGCCGCGGTGGCGTTACGATCGGCGATGGCGGCGGCGAGGCGCACCTTGGCGTCCGAGTCGTCGAGCCGGGCGAGCACCTGACCAGCCTCGACGCGCATTCCCTCCTCGGCATAGATCTCGTTCACGCGCGCGGTGATCTTGGCGGCCACGGTGGCGCGGCGTCGCG
Coding sequences:
- a CDS encoding efflux RND transporter periplasmic adaptor subunit, which gives rise to MADRPDLSALRIDERARRGPQRRSWRVLIVAAVGLLVLAGTGYALLREQIPEVQTAIVRADKGGRPTLLNASGYVTPRRRATVAAKITARVNEIYAEEGMRVEAGQVLARLDDSDAKVRLAAAIADRNATAAALGDLQVNLANAERELKRNEELFQRRLIAEQQIDTARLAVDSFKARIVLARQQIGAADARIKMAEQDIDNCIVRAPFAGIVVSKDAQRGEMVSPISAGGGFTRTGIATVVDMTSLEIEVDVNESYIARVRDGQPVTAILDAYPDWQIPGKVRTLIPT